The region GATCTCCGGCGATGCGGGCATCTTCCCCCCCTCGACAGTTGCAGCGATCACCGCCGCGAATATAACACGGCACGATACGCCACGTCCCGCCGGCGCCGCAAGCCGCGAGTGGTTGAATCGACCCCCGGCATGCCGTACAGTGGACGAGGCGACCCGGCCCACGGGTGGAATTCCACGGCCGGTCCGAAGGGGGAAATGGTGAAACGCGCTTTCCGAACGCTCCTTCTGTTCGTTTGTCCGTGCCTGCTCCTTTCCGCGTGCGCCGCGGGAAGTTCCTTGTACGTTCCCGGCGACCTGACCCGTCCCGCGGGCGCCGTCGCGCCCGCGGCGGGAGCGCCGCAGGCCGTGATCGCAGACTTCTCGTTCGTGGCGGCCCCCGACGGCGTCGTCGGGAGGGATTTCGACCGCGTCCGGCCGATCGTCTGGAAGGGGAAGCCGGGGAAGGAGATGGCGGATCTGATCGCCGCGGTCCTCGGAGAGCGCGGCGTCACGACGGTCCGCCGGAGCGCGGACCCGCAGGGCGCCGGGGCGGTTCCGGTGCGGATCTCCGGAGTCGTCCGCCGGTTCGAGGTGAACGCCCGCCGTGCCGGCAACCTGACCGTGGTCACCGAGGCGACCGTGAGCCTGACCATCACGGCGGATGGCCCCGGCGTCCCAAGGCCCGTGGAGGAGACGGTCACGAGCAGCGCGTCGTTCTCGGACCTCTTCGTCACGCCCGACGGCCTCCGCGAGGTCTTGTTGTCGACGGCCAACACCGCCGCGGAGGAGGCCGCAAGAAAATTGCTGGAGGCAAAGGTGGTAGCTCCGTCGTCGTGAGCCTCGCCATCGCTCACCACCTCGACGACGTCCCGGTCGCGGTGTGGGAAGATCTCCACGGAAAGGGACCCCGCTCCTCCCCGTTCCTTTCGCCCCGGTTCCTCCTCCCCTGGCATCGCGCCTTCGGCCGGGGGTGCGACGTCCGGGTCGCACGCTGGGCTCGTGGCGGCGGACCCGACGAGGGGCTCCTCTTCCTGTGCCGCTGCGGGGAGGGGGGATGGACCTTCCTCGGCGGAGAACAGGTCGCGGACTACCTCGACGCCCTCGTCGCGCCCGGTTCCGCGGAGGCCTTCTGGAGGGAATTCTTCAAGCGGGGACTCCCGTCCCTGGGCGGCGGTCCGCTGACGCTCCCCGGTCTCGTGGAAGGGACGCCGGTCCTGTCGCTCCTCCCGTCGATCTGCCGGGAGATGGGACTTTCCTGCGCCGTCGAGGAGATGGACCGGGCCCCCTTCGTCTCCCTGCCGGGATCCTTCGAGGAGTATCTCGATCGGCTGGGCGGGAAGGAGCGGCACGAATTGCGGCGCAAGATGCGGCGCGCCGGGGAGCTTCTTCCGGGTCTCGCCTTCCGGGTGACCCGGACGCCCGGGGACCTCGCGAACGATCTTCCCTCCTTCCTGGAGCTCCACCGGAAGAGCCACCCGGAGAAGGAGGCGTTCATGGACGCGGCGATGGCGAGCTTCTTCCGCGAAGTCGCGGAGGGGTTCCTCGCCTCCGGACGCCTGCGCCTCGCGTTCCTCTCCACGCGGGGGGCGGACGTCGCCTCGGTGTTCCAGTTCCGCACCGACGGCGCCACGCTGCTCTACAACTCGGGGTACGACCCTTCGCTCCGGGCGGCCAACCCCGGGCTCGTCCTCATCGCGCGCTCCATCGGGCAGGCCGTGGAGGAAGGGTGCGCAGAGTACGACTTCCTGCGGGGGGCGGAACGGTACAAGTACGATCTCGGAGGGGTGGACCGGGTGGTCTATCGCCTGACGGTCTCCGCTTGACGCGGCACCTTCTCGTTTCCTACCACACATGTCCGGCGGAGGAGCCGGGGGATGGGCTCGCCGGGGGGATGAACGTCTTCCTCCTGGGGCTGCTCCGCGGGCTGTCGAATCGGGGGTTCGCCACCGACGTCCTCACCCGCGCCACGGGGGAAACCGTCGAGGTCTCCGCGCCGTTCCCGGGGATCCGCGTCTTTCACGTCCCGTGCGGCTGGAAGGAGCCTCCGTCCCGCGAAAGCGCGTTCGCGTCGCTGGGCCTCTTTGTCGACCGGTGCCGGATCCTGATGCGGGGAGAGCGGATCGAACCGCGCGTCGTCTCCGCGCACTACTGGATGTCGGGCGTCGTCGCGCGCGACCTCGCCGGCGCGCCGATGATCCTCTGCTATCACACGGTGGAGGCGCGCAAGGTCCCGGCGCCCGGGGGGGAGCGGGAGCCGCTCTCCTCGATCCGAAGGGAGCGGGAGGCGGCGCTGGCGCGGGAGGCGTCCCGCGTCGTCTGCTTCACGGAGTTCGACCTCGCGGAGAACCGCCGGATCTTCCCGGAACTGTCGGAGAAGGGGGTGGTCATCCCGCCGGGGGTGGACGACCGGTTCCGCCACCTTCCCCCCCGCGAGGTCGCGCGGTCGTACCTCGGCCTTCCCCAGGGGGCGATGGTCTTCCTGCTCGCCGCCCGGGAGGACGCCGGGAAAAACGCCGCGGCGGCCGTCGCCGCGTTCCGCGCGATGCGGGATCGATGGGAGGCGAAGGCGATCCTCCTCGTGGCGGGACAGGAAGGGCCGGACGGCGGACCCGGTGGAGACGTGTTCTTCCTCGGGTCCCTTCCGCACGGCGGCATGCCGATGCTGTTCGCGGCGGCGGACGCCGTCGTCTGTCCGTCGCTTTACGAATCGTTCGGGCTGGTGCCGCTGGAGGCGCTTACGGCGGGCGTGCCGGTCGTCGCGCCGGAGGGGACGTACTGGGGGGACCGGATCCGTTCGGAGGGCGGGGGACTGGCCTACCCGCGGGAGGATCCGGACCGGTTTTCCGGGGCGCTCCTTTCGCTCGCGTCGTCTCCGGAATTGCGGGCCCGGCTGTCTTTGGAGGGGCCCGCCCTGGCGGCGCCGTTCACGTGGGAGAAGTGCACGGCGTCCTGGGAGGCGCTCCTTGCGTCCGTTTCCACGCCTGGAAGTCCGCGATGATCTCCTCGAGCTCGCGCCGCGCGTCGTCGTCCGTGTGCTGCTCCGGGGGATGCTTCATGAAATAGGCCGACGGGGCGAGCAGGGGGCCCGACAGCCCCATCTCCCTCCCGAGGCGGCAGAACCGGATCGCGTCGATCCCGACGCCCGCGCTGTTCGGCGAGTCGGTGACGGAGAGGCGAAGCTCCACCTCGATCGGCAGCCCCCCGAACCCTTCCCCCTCGATCCGCAGGAAGCAGAGCTTGTTGTCCTTCTGCCAGGCGACGTAGTCGGAGGGCCCGATGTGGACGTCGTCGGGGGAGACGTCGTGCGAAAGGGCGCTGGTCACCGCCTCGGTCTTGGAGATCCGTTTCGATTCGAGGCGGCTCCGGTTCAGCATGTTCAGGAAGTCCGTGTTCCCCCCGGTGTTCAGCTGGTACGTCCTCCGGAGGCGGATTCCCCGGTCGGAGAAGAGGCGGGCCAACGCCCGGTGGACGATGGTCGCCCCCAGTTGGGACTTGATGTCGTCTCCGATCAGCGGGATCCCCGCCTTCCGGAAGCGGTCCGCCCACGCCGGATCGGAGGCGATGAACACCGGGATGCAGTTCACGAGGCTCACCCCGGTCCGGAGGCACGCCTCGGCGTAGAAACGGGTCGCCGCCTCCGAGCCGACGGGCAGGTAGTTGACGAGGATCTCGGCGCCGGAATCCCGCAGAACCTTCTCCACGTCGCACGGCGGCTCGGAGGAGGGGAGAAACGTCCGGTCGTCGGGGTAATCGGCCATGTGGGGGGCGACGCCGTCCATCAGGGGCCCCATGCGGACGACGGGTCCCCCGGCGGGCAACCGGTCGACGAACCGCCCGGTGCAGTTCGGAGGCGCGAAGATC is a window of bacterium DNA encoding:
- a CDS encoding GNAT family N-acetyltransferase, whose product is MSLAIAHHLDDVPVAVWEDLHGKGPRSSPFLSPRFLLPWHRAFGRGCDVRVARWARGGGPDEGLLFLCRCGEGGWTFLGGEQVADYLDALVAPGSAEAFWREFFKRGLPSLGGGPLTLPGLVEGTPVLSLLPSICREMGLSCAVEEMDRAPFVSLPGSFEEYLDRLGGKERHELRRKMRRAGELLPGLAFRVTRTPGDLANDLPSFLELHRKSHPEKEAFMDAAMASFFREVAEGFLASGRLRLAFLSTRGADVASVFQFRTDGATLLYNSGYDPSLRAANPGLVLIARSIGQAVEEGCAEYDFLRGAERYKYDLGGVDRVVYRLTVSA
- a CDS encoding glycosyltransferase, with amino-acid sequence MTRHLLVSYHTCPAEEPGDGLAGGMNVFLLGLLRGLSNRGFATDVLTRATGETVEVSAPFPGIRVFHVPCGWKEPPSRESAFASLGLFVDRCRILMRGERIEPRVVSAHYWMSGVVARDLAGAPMILCYHTVEARKVPAPGGEREPLSSIRREREAALAREASRVVCFTEFDLAENRRIFPELSEKGVVIPPGVDDRFRHLPPREVARSYLGLPQGAMVFLLAAREDAGKNAAAAVAAFRAMRDRWEAKAILLVAGQEGPDGGPGGDVFFLGSLPHGGMPMLFAAADAVVCPSLYESFGLVPLEALTAGVPVVAPEGTYWGDRIRSEGGGLAYPREDPDRFSGALLSLASSPELRARLSLEGPALAAPFTWEKCTASWEALLASVSTPGSPR
- a CDS encoding inositol-3-phosphate synthase, with product MGKIRVAVAGVGNCASALLQGIEFYRETPAADDGEIIPGLMNRDIGGYFPGDIGIVAAFDIDRRKVGRPVAEAIFAPPNCTGRFVDRLPAGGPVVRMGPLMDGVAPHMADYPDDRTFLPSSEPPCDVEKVLRDSGAEILVNYLPVGSEAATRFYAEACLRTGVSLVNCIPVFIASDPAWADRFRKAGIPLIGDDIKSQLGATIVHRALARLFSDRGIRLRRTYQLNTGGNTDFLNMLNRSRLESKRISKTEAVTSALSHDVSPDDVHIGPSDYVAWQKDNKLCFLRIEGEGFGGLPIEVELRLSVTDSPNSAGVGIDAIRFCRLGREMGLSGPLLAPSAYFMKHPPEQHTDDDARRELEEIIADFQAWKRTQGAPPRTPCTSPT